In Actinomycetota bacterium, a genomic segment contains:
- a CDS encoding AAA family ATPase has product PTLAAAILDRFLHHCHVVNIKGGSYRLKEQSRAKAKRIAQAKK; this is encoded by the coding sequence TCCCACTCTCGCCGCGGCCATCCTCGACCGCTTCCTGCACCACTGCCACGTGGTCAACATCAAAGGCGGCAGCTATCGGCTGAAGGAACAGTCCAGGGCAAAGGCAAAGAGGATCGCTCAGGCTAAGAAGTGA